A part of Bubalus bubalis isolate 160015118507 breed Murrah chromosome 6, NDDB_SH_1, whole genome shotgun sequence genomic DNA contains:
- the KIAA0754 gene encoding uncharacterized protein KIAA0754 homolog, producing the protein MGKPLSRPDCLRQNPTCLGKGEEEDGYIEDCYVPQRSIYDTMRINEQIDQGSKLNQTSKSTMEKIEGSTISSNGTLGAAANVFESRAPEGKKLDERIIFDALKLSSDVQKSAPVPPRRRPNAERKDNINRRSWKSFMPPNFPEFAERMEASLSEVSEAGVSNPSLQEKKESSSALTESSGHVDHKEPQSESVTLEHVSRSIGIPEMQDVKNLGGNSQDFRLQQRSESSSHEFQPLESEAAAASGNTDVMQEHRFPSATWPRAMKSLAKGGFSEKQHPLGDTACTVELPPLSPCLSEELLDSELHILITPSLREKTESELKFEEDERWIMMEAAEEWEEEKLSESGKTFLTADEENSLADIFEEGEQADTAAVVEDGVSCSTTVLGAFEHLALGQIHCSDDPQPAQNCLASVLEAASLDYNCVLTGESAVEELRNRTALGLEGLVSDLECTVGPANSEQLSDTDSVQMFLELEKECLSEEGVTPLVELENQASSEGLAPSQDAEHSLVISPFSGAALEKEHVGLLKVRTEDCGPGLDSDSFNALDSSQVPNTVEFTAYSDSMRDTSTVSEEEGKKVPFSPDTAGEFNLRPLTDLESPGGWSNSDHRASPEENVPDSEAKLAKEHSSLSQVDGHEVEGNAEECVERAPFGSAVSHKLTDVTSGSEGEALPDDSHLPTDEIHWEGEKGAINEGNNRLTSLGDVDPCELLSMEGACDEGGEAQALGCEARLEHRASAHLPGRLPERVSQNLQRKSPESEFLSAHLPVGRLRHSRDGVETANGTKPKLNVASLEEGEAEMRDSNSLLNTFLEEQVTKARNTEAVLEDWASIPQKPDAAAAAPTVEDALHAAVPVPEGTAIAAVTVPFPEEHVPVVSVATEEAHVPAASIFTLEKDGPLCAVSATERAAAPAAAVPASEGTAPAAAVPTTEDGTPEEPVTPAGAVSTPEEPAVSAGAESTPGEPDTPTVRMLTPEEPAAPAGAVPTPEQSVTPADVVPTPEEPAAPAGAVPTPEEPAAPAGAVPTPEEPAAPAGAVPTPEQSVTPADVVPTPEEPAAPAGAVPTPEEPAAPAGAVPTPEEPAAPAGAVPTPEEPAAPAGAVPTPEQSVTPADVVPTPEEPAAPAGAVPTPEEPAAPAAAVPTPEQSATPAAAVPTPEEPAAPAAAVPTPEQSAAPADAVPTPGEPAAPAAAVPTPEQSAAPADAVPTPEEPAAPACAVPTPEEPAAPACAVPTPEEPAASADPVPTPEQSATPACAVPTPEEPAAPACAVPTPEEPAAPACAVPTPEQSASPAGAVSTPEEPAAPAGAVPTPEEPAASTGSVPTPEEPAAPAGVVPTPEEPAASTGAVPTPEEPAAPAGAVPTSEQSAAPAGAVPTPEELAAAAAVLSAPEECDTPTVKVFTPEEPPAAAAAVPAVEEVFPVGMPFLGDTSHADSVPVSEGTPILEEASLAGLPIQEELDSPVFGVKEVTGTVLHGKVPLAAIDGLNSNEVIVAHFVRAGCGE; encoded by the coding sequence ATGGGTAAGCCACTCAGCAGGCCGGACTGTTTAAGGCAGAACCCCACCTGCCTGGGAaagggggaggaagaggatggCTACATAGAGGATTGCTATGTTCCACAGCGATCTATATATGATACAATGAGGATAAATGAACAAATTGACCAGGGGTCAAAGCTTAATCAGACTTCAAAAAGCACCATGGAAAAGATAGAAGGAAGCACTATATCCAGCAACGGTACGTTAGGAGCAGCCGCTAATGTTTTTGAATCCAGAGCACCAGAAGGCAAAAAGTTGGACGAGAGAATAATATTTGACGCACTAAAGCTAAGCAGTGATGTGCAGAAGTCAGCACCTGTGCCACCCAGAAGGCGGCCAAATGCAGAACGCAAGGACAACATTAACAGGAGATCTTGGAAGTCCTTCATGCCACCCAATTTCCCAGAATTCGCCGAAAGGATGGAAGCTTCTCTCAGTGAAGTTTCCGAAGCCGGTGTTTCAAATCCTTCCTTGCAAGAGAAGAAGGAGTCCAGTTCTGCATTAACAGAAAGTTCTGGTCACGTGGACCACAAGGAACCTCAGTCAGAGTCAGTAACTCTGGAACATGTGTCCAGATCCATAGGTATTCCAGAAATGCAGGATGTAAAAAACTTAGGTGGAAACAGCCAAGACTTCAGATTGCAACAGCGCAGTGAGAGCTCTTCCCATGAATTCCAGCCTTTAGAGTCAGAAGCTGCAGCAGCAAGTGGTAACACAGATGTAATGCAGGAACACAGATTCCCAAGTGCAACCTGGCCCAGAGCCATGAAAAGTTTGGCTAAGGGAGGCTTCAGCGAGAAGCAGCACCCCCTGGGGGACACAGCTTGCACTGTAGAATTGCCACCTCTCTCCCCTTGCCTGAGTGAAGAGCTGTTGGATTCAGAGTTGCATATTCTCATAACCCCCAGCCTCAGGGAGAAAACAGAGTCTGAGCTAAAGTTTGAGGAGGATGAGCGATGGATCATGATGGAGGCTGCAGAGGAATGGGAGGAAGAGAAACTTTCAGAGAGTGGAAAGACTTTTCTAACAGCAGATGAGGAGAACAGCCTGGCAGATATCTTTGAAGAAGGAGAGCAAGCAGATACTGCAGCAGTGGTGGAGGATGGAGTCAGCTGCTCCACCACTGTCTTGGGAGCTTTTGAGCACCTAGCTCTTGGTCAGATCCATTGCTCTGATGACCCGCAGCCTGCTCAGAACTGTCTGGCTTCTGTTCTCGAGGCCGCATCTTTGGATTACAACTGTGTTCTAACAGGTGAGAGCGCCGTAGAAGAACTGAGAAACAGGACTGCTCTGGGGCTGGAGGGTCTTGTTTCAGATTTAGAATGCACTGTTGGTCCTGCCAACTCAGAGCAGCTCTCTGACACAGACTCAGTGCAGATGTTTCTTGAACTTGAAAAGGAGTGTTTATCTGAAGAAGGAGTGACTCCGCTAGTTGAGCTGGAGAATCAAGCCTCTTCTGAAGGGCTGGCCCCATCCCAGGACGCAGAACATTCACTTGTAATCAGTCCTTTTTCAGGGGCTGCCTTAGAAAAGGAGCACGTAGGCCTTTTAAAGGTAAGGACCGAGGACTGTGGTCCTGGGTTGGACAGTGACTCTTTCAATGCCCTGGATTCTTCTCAGGTGCCTAATACTGTGGAATTTACTGCCTACTCTGATTCCATGAGGGACACTTCCACTGTTAGTGAGGAGGAGGGTAAAAAAGTGCCTTTTAGCCCCGACACTGCTGGGGAATTTAACCTTAGACCCCTGACTGATCTGGAGTCCCCGGGAGGATGGTCCAACTCTGATCACAGGGCTTCTCCTGAAGAAAATGTACCAGACTCTGAAGCCAAGCTGGCCAAAGAACACAGCAGTTTGTCCCAGGTGGACGGTCATGAAGTTGAGGGGAATGCTGAGGAGTGTGTGGAGAGAGCCCCCTTCGGTTCTGCTGTTAGCCATAAACTCACAGATGTTACTTCAGGATCTGAAGGAGAGGCGTTGCCAGACGATTCACATTTACCAACAGATGAGATTCATTGGGAAGGTGAGAAAGGAGCTATTAATGAAGGAAATAACCGTCTGACTTCCTTGGGAGATGTGGACCCTTGTGAATTGTTGTCCATGGAAGGAGCTTGTGACGAAGGTGGTGAAGCACAGGCACTGGGCTGTGAAGCCAGGCTGGAGCACCGAGCCTCAGCACATCTTCCTGGCAGACTCCCAGAGCGAGTCTCCCAGAATCTCCAGAGGAAGTCCCCGGAGTCAGAGTTCCTGAGTGCGCACCTGCCGGTTGGACGACTGAGGCACAGCAGAGATGGAGTGGAGACCGCGAATGGGACCAAGCCCAAGCTGAATGTGGCCTCATTGGAGGAAGGAGAAGCAGAAATGAGAGATTCCAATTCATTGCTAAATACCTTTCTGGAGGAACAAGTTACCAAGGCTAGGAACACGGAAGCAGTTTTGGAGGACTGGGCATCCATCCCACAGAAGCCTGACGCAGCTGCTGCAGCGCCCACTGTGGAAGATGCCCTACATGCTGCAGTGCCTGTCCCAGAGGGAACTGCGATAGCTGCTGTCACGGTGCCCTTCCCAGAGGAGCATGTCCCAGTTGTTTCCGTGGCCACCGAAGAGGCACATGTCCCAGCTGCTTCAATTTTTACCCTAGAAAAGGATGGCCCTCTCTGTGCAGTATCAGCCACAGAGAGGGCTGCTGCCCCAGCTGCTGCAGTGCCCGCCTCTGAGGGGACTGCTCCAGCTGCTGCAGTGCCCACCACAGAGGATGGTACCCCAGAGGAGCCTGTCACCCCCGCTGGTGCAGTGTCCaccccagaggagcctgcagtctcAGCTGGAGCAGAGTCCACCCCAGGGGAGCCTGATACCCCAACTGTTAGAATGCTTaccccagaggagcctgcagcCCCAGCTGGTGCAGTGCCCACCCCAGAGCAGTCTGTCACCCCAGCTGATGTAGTGCCCaccccagaggagcctgcagcCCCAGCTGGTGCAGTGCCTaccccagaggagcctgcagcCCCAGCTGGTGCAGTGCCCaccccagaggagcctgcagcCCCAGCTGGTGCAGTGCCCACCCCAGAGCAGTCTGTCACCCCAGCTGATGTAGTGCCCaccccagaggagcctgcagcCCCAGCTGGTGCAGTGCCCaccccagaggagcctgcagcCCCAGCTGGTGCAGTGCCTaccccagaggagcctgcagcCCCAGCTGGTGCAGTGCCCaccccagaggagcctgcagcCCCAGCTGGTGCAGTGCCCACCCCAGAGCAGTCTGTCACCCCAGCTGATGTAGTGCCCaccccagaggagcctgcagcCCCAGCTGGTGCAGTGCCCaccccagaggagcctgcagcCCCAGCTGCTGCAGTGCCCACCCCAGAGCAGTCTGCCACCCCAGCTGCTGCAGTGCCCaccccagaggagcctgcagcCCCAGCTGCTGCAGTGCCCACCCCAGAGCAGTCTGCCGCCCCAGCTGATGCAGTGCCCACCCCAGGGGAGCCTGCAGCCCCAGCTGCTGCAGTGCCCACCCCAGAGCAGTCTGCCGCCCCAGCTGATGCAGTGCCCaccccagaggagcctgcagcCCCAGCTTGTGCAGTGCCCACCCCTGAGGAGCCTGCAGCCCCAGCTTGTGCAGTGCCCaccccagaggagcctgctgccTCAGCTGATCCAGTGCCCACCCCAGAGCAGTCTGCCACCCCAGCTTGTGCAGTGCCCACCCCTGAGGAGCCTGCAGCCCCAGCTTGTGCAGTGCCCACCCCTGAGGAGCCTGCAGCCCCAGCTTGTGCAGTGCCCACCCCAGAGCAGTCTGCCTCCCCAGCCGGTGCAGTGTCCaccccagaggagcctgcagcCCCAGCTGGTGCAGTGCCCACCCCAGAGGAACCTGCTGCCTCAACTGGTTCAGTGCCTaccccagaggagcctgcagcCCCAGCTGGTGTGGTGCCCACCCCAGAGGAACCTGCTGCCTCAACTGGTGCAGTGCCTaccccagaggagcctgcagcCCCAGCTGGTGCGGTGCCCACCTCAGAGCAGTCTGCCGCCCCAGCTGGTGCAGTGCCCACCCCAGAGGAGCTTGCAGCCGCAGCTGCCGTACTGTCTGCTCCAGAGGAGTGTGATACCCCAACTGTTAAAGTGTTCACCCCAGAGGAGcctcctgctgcagctgctgcagtGCCAGCGGTGGAGGAAGTATTCCCTGTTGGTATGCCCTTCCTGGGAGATACTTCCCATGCTGATTCAGTGCCTGTCTCAGAAGGAACTCCTATTCTAGAAGAGGCTTCCCTTGCTGGATTGCCAATCCAGGAGGAGCTTGATTCCCCAGTGTTTGGAGTAAAAGAGGTGACTGGCACAGTGCTGCATGGGAAAGTGCCTCTGGCTGCAATTGATGGATTAAATTCAAATGAGGTAATTGTTGCTCATTTTGTTAGGGCAGGATGTGGAGAGTAA